In a genomic window of Coprococcus eutactus:
- the obgE gene encoding GTPase ObgE produces MFADRARIYVRSGKGGDGHVSFRREKYVPNGGPDGGDGGNGGDVIFVVDEGMNTLTNYRHVTKYRAGDGEEGGKKNCHGSNGADIVLKVPPGTVVKDSETGKVILDMAYKKEPVVFLKGGRGGRGNRTYVTSTMQAPKYAQPGQPAKELTVDLELKCIADVGLVGYPSVGKSTFLARVTNARPKIAAYHFTTLVPNLGVVDLGDKNGFVIADIPGIIEGASEGTGLGLQFLRHIERTKVIIHIVDAASVDGRDPINDIHVINEELKKYNKDIENRPQVIAANKVDLLDDIGYETVIEMLKEEFPEDQGYKIFPISAVSGKGINELLWYVNDLVKASPREIIEFEPEIDLSMQDDPELPFEVRKSDEEEGVYIVEGPRIEKMLGYTNLESEKGFDFFQKFLRDNGILTQLEALGCVDGDTVRMYFLEFDYYK; encoded by the coding sequence ATGTTTGCCGATAGAGCCAGAATATATGTGAGATCAGGTAAGGGCGGTGACGGACACGTTTCATTTCGAAGAGAAAAATACGTGCCAAACGGCGGTCCTGACGGCGGAGATGGGGGCAATGGCGGAGACGTCATATTTGTTGTCGACGAGGGAATGAATACTCTTACTAATTATAGACACGTAACAAAATACAGAGCCGGAGACGGCGAAGAGGGTGGCAAGAAGAACTGCCACGGCAGCAATGGTGCCGACATAGTACTCAAGGTTCCACCTGGAACTGTTGTAAAGGATTCCGAGACAGGGAAAGTCATACTTGATATGGCATATAAGAAAGAACCTGTAGTATTCTTGAAGGGAGGCCGTGGCGGACGTGGAAACAGAACGTACGTTACATCCACTATGCAGGCTCCAAAATATGCACAGCCGGGACAGCCTGCAAAGGAACTCACGGTCGATCTGGAACTTAAGTGTATCGCGGATGTAGGCCTTGTTGGATATCCAAGTGTTGGAAAGTCAACATTTCTTGCCAGAGTGACAAATGCGCGTCCGAAGATTGCAGCGTACCACTTTACAACACTTGTTCCAAATCTTGGTGTTGTAGACCTCGGTGACAAGAACGGATTTGTCATAGCTGATATTCCAGGAATCATAGAGGGCGCCTCGGAGGGAACAGGTCTTGGCCTGCAGTTTCTCAGACATATTGAGAGAACAAAAGTTATAATTCATATCGTTGATGCAGCCTCAGTTGACGGCAGAGATCCTATCAACGACATACATGTCATCAATGAGGAGCTCAAGAAATACAACAAAGACATAGAGAACAGACCACAGGTCATAGCTGCAAATAAAGTCGATCTGCTCGATGATATTGGATATGAGACAGTTATAGAGATGCTGAAGGAGGAATTTCCCGAGGATCAGGGATATAAGATATTCCCTATATCTGCAGTGTCAGGAAAGGGCATAAATGAACTCCTGTGGTATGTCAACGACCTTGTCAAAGCATCTCCTAGAGAGATCATTGAATTTGAGCCTGAGATAGATCTGTCCATGCAGGATGATCCAGAGCTTCCATTTGAGGTCAGAAAGTCAGACGAAGAGGAAGGCGTATACATCGTTGAGGGTCCTCGTATCGAGAAGATGCTCGGTTACACCAACCTTGAATCAGAG
- the rpmA gene encoding 50S ribosomal protein L27, producing the protein MMKMELQFFAHKKGVGSTKNGRDSESKRLGAKRADGQFVKAGNILYRQRGTKIHPGLNVGIGGDDTLFATADGIVRFERKGRDKKQVSIYPVVNE; encoded by the coding sequence ATGATGAAGATGGAACTTCAGTTTTTCGCTCATAAGAAAGGTGTAGGTTCTACAAAGAACGGCAGAGACTCAGAGTCCAAGAGACTTGGTGCTAAGAGAGCTGACGGTCAGTTCGTAAAGGCTGGTAACATCCTTTACAGACAGCGTGGAACAAAGATTCACCCAGGTCTTAACGTTGGTATCGGCGGAGATGACACACTGTTTGCTACAGCTGATGGTATCGTTAGATTTGAGAGAAAGGGTAGAGACAAGAAGCAGGTTTCTATCTATCCAGTAGTTAACGAGTAA
- a CDS encoding ribosomal-processing cysteine protease Prp: MIDVVIYQNSNSDYIGFKTNGHAGYDDPGHDIVCSAVSAIAITILNSIEELSDVSFTLDCDQESGNMDFMFKESPDIKAQTLIQAFVIGISGIEESYGDYICMTFKEV, translated from the coding sequence ATGATTGATGTAGTTATTTATCAGAACAGCAATTCGGATTATATAGGATTTAAGACGAATGGACATGCCGGTTATGATGATCCAGGACATGATATCGTATGCAGTGCAGTGTCTGCTATTGCGATAACTATTTTGAACTCTATTGAAGAACTTTCAGATGTGAGTTTCACACTAGATTGCGATCAGGAGAGTGGCAATATGGATTTCATGTTCAAGGAGTCACCTGATATCAAAGCACAGACTCTGATACAGGCATTTGTCATCGGTATATCTGGAATTGAGGAATCCTATGGCGATTATATTTGTATGACCTTTAAGGAGGTGTAA
- the rplU gene encoding 50S ribosomal protein L21, with the protein MYAIIATGGKQYKVAEGDVIKVEKLAAEAGSEVTFDDVILVSTDSDVKCGDAVANASVTASVVGEGKSKKVIVYKYKRKTGYHKKNGHRQSYTKVEIKKINA; encoded by the coding sequence ATGTACGCAATTATAGCAACAGGCGGTAAGCAGTACAAGGTAGCTGAAGGAGACGTAATCAAGGTTGAGAAGCTCGCAGCAGAGGCTGGAAGCGAAGTAACATTTGATGATGTTATCTTAGTAAGCACTGATTCAGACGTTAAGTGTGGAGATGCAGTTGCTAATGCATCTGTAACAGCATCAGTAGTTGGTGAAGGCAAGTCTAAGAAAGTTATTGTTTACAAGTACAAGAGAAAGACTGGCTATCACAAGAAGAATGGTCACAGACAGTCATATACTAAGGTTGAGATCAAGAAGATCAACGCTTAA
- a CDS encoding ribonuclease E/G translates to MRKLVVTHYENKILQATIHDGKVTDLNLSENDTVLGNIYVGKVANIVDNINACFIDYGDKLPCYYSLDDNDIIYADGKEHTKLRIGDDVVVQISRDAVKTKNPVGSSELTIRGEYSVVHTGNQIGISGKISSRKLRDDLKKLAKETLPDNMGCIIRTNAAGAEHDVIKKELNDLAGRLEQILKAATTRKCFSCLFRNPPEYIENITLIGSQKIDEFVTDDLDIFNVFNEYSGKKGLCDINAVLYSNDNCPLSAIYNLKKEVEGALKERVWLKSGAYLIIQQTEAMVVVDVNTGKSVSGKDMSQHILKVNTEAAVETCRQLRLRNLSGIIVIDFINMKNPDDIYKIRDVLIKELADDPVPAKYVDITKLGLIELTRKKLKRPLHEMLI, encoded by the coding sequence ATGAGAAAACTTGTTGTCACACACTATGAAAATAAAATACTTCAGGCAACCATTCACGATGGAAAAGTCACAGACCTGAATCTGTCTGAAAATGATACTGTTCTCGGCAACATATATGTGGGAAAGGTTGCGAATATAGTAGACAATATAAATGCGTGTTTTATCGACTACGGAGATAAACTGCCATGCTATTACAGCCTTGATGACAATGACATCATATATGCCGATGGGAAAGAACACACCAAGCTCAGGATCGGCGATGATGTGGTCGTACAGATCAGCAGGGATGCTGTCAAGACAAAGAATCCTGTCGGATCCTCCGAGCTTACCATCAGGGGCGAATATTCTGTAGTTCATACCGGAAACCAGATTGGAATATCAGGCAAGATAAGTAGCAGAAAACTCCGGGATGATCTAAAAAAACTGGCAAAGGAAACTCTTCCGGACAATATGGGTTGTATTATCAGGACAAACGCGGCAGGTGCAGAACACGACGTCATAAAAAAGGAGTTAAATGATCTTGCCGGCAGACTTGAACAGATATTAAAGGCGGCGACTACAAGAAAGTGTTTCTCATGTCTGTTCAGGAATCCACCTGAATATATAGAAAACATTACTCTTATCGGAAGCCAAAAGATAGATGAGTTTGTGACCGATGATCTGGATATATTCAATGTATTTAATGAATACTCCGGCAAAAAAGGTCTTTGTGATATAAATGCAGTTCTGTATTCCAATGATAATTGCCCACTTTCGGCAATATATAACCTGAAAAAAGAAGTCGAGGGTGCACTTAAAGAGAGAGTATGGCTCAAATCGGGGGCTTATCTCATAATCCAGCAGACAGAGGCCATGGTGGTTGTGGATGTCAACACAGGTAAATCTGTTTCAGGAAAGGATATGTCACAGCATATCCTGAAGGTCAATACTGAGGCGGCGGTTGAGACGTGTAGACAGCTAAGACTCAGAAATCTGTCCGGAATCATAGTCATAGACTTTATCAACATGAAAAATCCTGATGACATATACAAGATTCGCGATGTACTCATAAAAGAGTTGGCAGATGATCCGGTTCCAGCAAAGTATGTCGATATAACAAAACTAGGCCTCATCGAGCTTACAAGAAAGAAACTTAAGAGACCGCTCCATGAAATGCTTATTTAA
- a CDS encoding TIGR03936 family radical SAM-associated protein: MKIRIKYSKLGNLKFIGHLDVMRYFQKEIRRAGLDVSYSKGYSPHQIISFAAPLAMGITSDGEYFDGEFESVSTSKAMVDALNAVSVDEMHVTECVLLPDDAKNSMSVVSASDYVITFEEKCSTEEKSKLLGSVMDFMVQKEIVILKKTKKSEREENIKPGIMKCELRGDSMYMLLSTGSEYNLKPELVMQALYSFSGIEHNQFHYHIHRLETYMDSPKGGIMPLYQAGTSF; this comes from the coding sequence TTGAAAATAAGAATTAAATACTCCAAGCTTGGCAATCTGAAATTCATAGGTCATCTTGATGTTATGAGATATTTTCAGAAAGAGATAAGGAGGGCAGGTCTTGATGTAAGCTATTCAAAGGGATATTCCCCTCACCAGATAATCTCATTTGCAGCTCCTCTTGCCATGGGAATAACATCTGACGGGGAATACTTTGACGGTGAGTTTGAATCAGTCTCAACATCAAAGGCTATGGTCGATGCCCTGAATGCCGTCTCTGTCGATGAGATGCATGTAACAGAGTGCGTCCTTCTTCCTGATGATGCAAAAAATTCCATGTCAGTAGTGTCTGCATCGGATTATGTGATCACATTTGAGGAAAAATGTTCCACTGAAGAAAAATCCAAATTGCTTGGCAGTGTGATGGATTTCATGGTGCAAAAAGAGATCGTGATACTCAAAAAGACCAAGAAAAGCGAACGTGAGGAGAATATTAAACCGGGAATCATGAAATGTGAACTTAGAGGTGACTCCATGTACATGCTTCTCTCGACAGGAAGCGAATACAATCTGAAGCCGGAGCTTGTCATGCAGGCACTCTATTCGTTTTCAGGCATTGAACATAACCAGTTTCATTACCATATACACAGGCTTGAAACATATATGGATTCCCCTAAGGGCGGTATCATGCCACTTTATCAGGCTGGAACATCATTTTGA
- a CDS encoding TIGR03960 family B12-binding radical SAM protein, with protein sequence MRKLALSDEILMKVEKPARYIGGEYNSVIKEKDKIDVRFCMCFPDVYEIGMSHLGIQILYDMFNRREDTWCERVYSPWPDLDAEMRKHAIPLFALESQDPIKDFDFLGITLQYEMCYTNILQVLDLSGIPLRTKDRKKGDTLVIGGGPCSYNPEPIADFFDIFYMGEGEVSYDELLELYKVYKHSDMTRQEFLIKVSNIPGLYVPELYEVTYHEDGTIASFGPKFDGVPATVTKTVVMDHSKVTYPEKPVVSFMKLTQDRVVLEIMRGCIRGCRFCQAGMIYRPTRPKNVDMLKGYAEKMLASTGHEEITFSSLSSSDYEDLPELTDCLIEKMDNEHVNISLPSLRIDAFSLDVMSKIQDVKKSSLTFAPEAGTQRLRNVINKGLTKEDIMNGALKAFKGGWDKVKLYFMMGLPTETYDDIAGIADLSEEITELFFANIPREERNGRVMVTASASYFVPKPFTPFQWAPMIRPEEFVKRAYFVKDRFREEKNHKSLKFQYHEADITILEGLLARGDRKLCDVIYDVYRSGQIYDAWTEFFKKENWDNSMAKHGLDIDFYTYRDRNVDEILPWDFIDIGVTRGFLEREWENAQNEKVTPNCRQQCSGCGAARFGGGVCFENKN encoded by the coding sequence ATGAGAAAATTAGCGTTATCGGATGAGATACTGATGAAAGTTGAAAAACCCGCAAGATATATAGGTGGCGAATACAACAGTGTGATCAAGGAGAAGGACAAGATAGATGTTCGTTTCTGCATGTGTTTTCCCGATGTATATGAGATAGGAATGTCCCATCTTGGAATACAGATACTGTATGACATGTTCAACAGAAGGGAAGATACATGGTGTGAGAGAGTATACTCGCCATGGCCGGATCTTGATGCTGAGATGAGAAAACATGCCATACCACTTTTTGCATTAGAATCACAGGATCCTATAAAAGACTTTGATTTTCTGGGTATAACCCTTCAATATGAGATGTGTTACACGAATATTCTTCAGGTGCTCGATCTATCAGGTATTCCTCTGCGCACCAAGGACCGTAAGAAAGGGGACACACTTGTAATCGGTGGAGGCCCTTGCTCATATAATCCAGAACCTATTGCAGACTTTTTCGATATATTCTACATGGGTGAAGGTGAAGTATCGTATGATGAGTTGCTAGAACTTTACAAAGTCTATAAGCACTCCGACATGACAAGGCAAGAATTTCTCATAAAAGTGTCAAACATTCCGGGACTTTATGTGCCAGAGCTCTATGAGGTGACTTATCATGAAGATGGAACGATAGCCTCTTTTGGCCCGAAATTTGATGGTGTCCCGGCAACAGTTACAAAGACAGTGGTTATGGATCACAGCAAGGTGACGTATCCAGAAAAACCGGTCGTGTCATTTATGAAGCTCACCCAGGACAGAGTCGTGTTGGAGATCATGCGAGGCTGCATAAGAGGCTGTCGTTTTTGCCAGGCGGGAATGATATACAGACCGACAAGGCCTAAGAATGTAGATATGCTAAAGGGCTATGCTGAGAAGATGTTGGCAAGTACCGGACATGAGGAGATCACTTTCAGCAGTCTGTCATCCAGTGATTATGAAGATCTCCCTGAACTTACCGACTGCCTGATTGAGAAGATGGACAATGAGCACGTAAATATCTCGCTACCATCTCTGCGTATAGATGCTTTCTCACTTGATGTTATGAGCAAAATCCAGGATGTCAAGAAGAGTTCCCTCACATTTGCACCGGAGGCAGGAACGCAGAGACTCAGAAATGTCATAAATAAGGGGCTCACCAAGGAGGACATCATGAATGGTGCCCTGAAGGCATTCAAGGGCGGCTGGGACAAGGTAAAGCTTTACTTCATGATGGGACTTCCTACGGAGACTTATGACGATATTGCAGGAATCGCAGACCTGTCGGAGGAGATCACAGAACTGTTTTTCGCAAATATTCCGAGGGAAGAGCGAAATGGCAGAGTGATGGTCACAGCTTCTGCATCATATTTCGTGCCAAAGCCTTTTACACCATTCCAGTGGGCACCGATGATAAGACCTGAGGAATTTGTCAAGAGAGCTTACTTTGTGAAGGATAGATTTCGCGAGGAGAAGAACCATAAGAGCCTTAAATTCCAATACCATGAGGCAGACATAACAATACTAGAAGGACTTCTTGCAAGGGGCGATAGAAAACTCTGCGACGTCATATATGATGTCTACAGATCAGGACAGATATATGACGCATGGACAGAGTTCTTTAAAAAAGAAAACTGGGACAATTCCATGGCTAAGCACGGTCTTGACATTGATTTTTACACATACAGGGACAGAAATGTTGACGAGATCCTTCCGTGGGATTTCATAGATATAGGAGTTACAAGGGGATTCCTTGAGAGAGAGTGGGAGAATGCCCAGAATGAAAAGGTGACTCCTAACTGTAGACAGCAGTGCTCAGGATGTGGTGCGGCAAGATTTGGAGGAGGTGTGTGCTTTGAAAATAAGAATTAA
- a CDS encoding PFL family protein: MISINEVIETNKMISDMNLDVRTITMGISLLDCVGADVDDTCTKIYNKITTYAKDLVSTGQEISRRYGIPIVNKRVSVTPIALVGGSVCKTSEDFVKIAKALDKAADTIGVNFIGGYSALVNKGMTPADELLIRSIPEALSTTGKVCSSINVGSTKTGIDMDAVKLLGEMIKHTAELTKDEDSIGCAKLVVFCNAPDDNPFMAGAFHGVTEGDCVINVGVSGPGVVKKALEKVRGENFEILCETIKKTAFKVTRVGQLVAKEASKMLGVPFGIVDLSLAPTPAIGDSVGEILEEIGLEYAGAPGTTAALALLNDQVKKGGVMASSYVGGLSGAFIPVSEDQRMIDAVSAGALTLEKLEAMTCVCSVGLDMIAIPGDTSPATISGIIADEMALGMINQKTTAVRLIPVIGKGLGDQAEFGGLLGYAPIMPVNSFACDKFVNRGGRIPAPIHSFKN, translated from the coding sequence ATGATTAGCATAAATGAAGTAATTGAGACCAATAAGATGATCTCAGACATGAATTTGGATGTTCGTACCATCACAATGGGTATCAGTCTTCTAGATTGTGTAGGCGCAGATGTAGACGATACATGCACAAAGATTTATAACAAGATAACAACATATGCCAAGGATCTTGTGTCAACAGGTCAGGAGATATCAAGAAGATATGGCATTCCAATAGTAAATAAGCGAGTTTCTGTAACACCTATTGCGCTTGTGGGCGGTTCAGTCTGCAAGACAAGCGAGGATTTCGTCAAGATAGCAAAGGCTCTCGATAAGGCAGCAGATACTATAGGAGTAAACTTTATCGGCGGATATTCTGCACTTGTAAACAAGGGCATGACTCCTGCAGATGAGCTTCTCATCCGTTCAATCCCAGAGGCTCTCTCAACAACAGGAAAGGTCTGCAGTTCAATCAATGTCGGTTCAACAAAGACTGGTATTGATATGGATGCGGTAAAGCTTCTCGGAGAGATGATCAAGCACACAGCTGAACTCACAAAGGATGAGGACTCTATCGGATGTGCAAAGCTCGTTGTATTCTGCAATGCACCTGATGACAATCCTTTCATGGCCGGAGCATTCCACGGCGTTACAGAGGGAGATTGCGTAATAAATGTCGGTGTCAGTGGTCCTGGCGTCGTAAAGAAAGCTCTTGAGAAGGTGAGAGGAGAGAACTTTGAGATCCTTTGTGAGACTATCAAGAAGACAGCTTTTAAGGTTACAAGAGTTGGACAGCTTGTTGCCAAGGAGGCATCTAAGATGCTTGGCGTGCCATTTGGTATCGTAGACCTGTCACTTGCACCTACACCTGCCATTGGCGATAGCGTTGGTGAGATACTTGAGGAGATTGGTCTTGAGTATGCGGGAGCACCTGGAACAACAGCAGCGCTTGCACTGCTCAACGATCAGGTAAAGAAGGGCGGAGTCATGGCTTCATCATATGTGGGCGGACTCTCAGGAGCATTTATACCTGTATCAGAGGATCAGAGAATGATCGATGCCGTTTCAGCAGGTGCCCTTACACTTGAGAAGCTTGAGGCTATGACCTGTGTATGTTCTGTAGGTCTTGATATGATTGCAATCCCGGGTGACACATCACCGGCAACTATCTCAGGAATCATAGCGGACGAGATGGCTCTTGGTATGATAAACCAGAAGACTACAGCTGTCAGACTTATCCCTGTCATCGGAAAGGGGCTTGGGGATCAGGCTGAGTTTGGAGGACTTCTCGGATATGCACCTATCATGCCTGTAAACAGCTTTGCATGTGATAAGTTCGTCAACAGAGGTGGACGTATCCCTGCACCTATTCACAGCTTCAAGAACTAA
- a CDS encoding ACT domain-containing protein, with protein MKKRIITVVGKDSVGITAKVCVYLANNQINILDISQTIVAGYFNMMMVVDTQESSKSTELIASELGQIGDEIGVQIKVQHEKIFETMHRI; from the coding sequence ATGAAGAAGAGAATCATAACTGTAGTAGGTAAGGACAGCGTGGGAATCACAGCTAAGGTATGTGTATATCTGGCAAACAACCAGATCAATATACTTGACATATCACAGACTATAGTTGCAGGGTATTTCAACATGATGATGGTGGTTGACACTCAGGAGTCATCAAAATCAACAGAGCTCATCGCTTCAGAGCTCGGTCAGATCGGAGACGAGATCGGAGTTCAGATAAAGGTACAGCACGAGAAGATATTTGAGACAATGCACAGAATTTAA
- a CDS encoding MBL fold metallo-hydrolase, whose protein sequence is MKLLSIASGSSGNCYYVGNDNTHLLVDAGISCKRVETALKDEGLKPSELNGILVTHEHIDHVKGIGVLARKHGVPIYATAGTIMEMKNMSSLGSIDEGLFHEIRPDEKILINDIIVDPSSIWHDATDPVCYSLYGDGKKISIATDMGNFNDYIVDKLDNSDIMVVEANHDVRMLEAGSYPYYLKRRILGNYGHLSNELSGQLIYRLLNDHVKGILLGHLSKENNFEELAYETVKLELADNSFASDVREFGLAVARRDVPMAAIEA, encoded by the coding sequence ATGAAATTACTAAGCATAGCAAGTGGCAGCAGTGGAAACTGCTATTACGTTGGAAATGACAATACACACCTTCTAGTGGATGCAGGTATAAGCTGCAAGAGAGTGGAGACAGCTCTGAAAGATGAAGGGTTAAAGCCATCCGAGCTAAATGGGATTCTTGTGACACATGAACATATAGACCATGTAAAGGGAATCGGCGTTCTGGCAAGAAAACATGGTGTGCCTATATACGCCACAGCAGGGACCATCATGGAGATGAAGAACATGTCATCTCTTGGAAGTATTGATGAAGGTCTTTTCCATGAGATACGCCCAGATGAAAAGATCTTGATAAACGATATAATTGTAGATCCTTCATCCATATGGCATGATGCCACAGATCCGGTGTGTTACAGCCTGTACGGAGATGGAAAAAAGATATCTATCGCAACAGATATGGGGAATTTCAACGATTACATAGTAGATAAACTTGACAACTCGGATATAATGGTAGTTGAAGCCAATCATGATGTGAGAATGCTCGAGGCGGGATCTTACCCATATTATCTCAAAAGACGTATTCTCGGCAATTACGGGCATCTGTCAAACGAGCTCTCAGGCCAGCTTATATACAGACTTCTCAACGATCACGTAAAGGGGATTTTGCTTGGACATCTGAGCAAGGAGAACAACTTTGAAGAACTGGCATACGAGACAGTCAAGCTGGAACTTGCCGACAACTCATTTGCAAGCGATGTAAGGGAATTTGGTCTGGCAGTTGCCAGAAGGGATGTGCCGATGGCTGCTATAGAAGCCTGA
- a CDS encoding ASKHA domain-containing protein: MDNNKITITVNNNRFIECGQGDNLFSVLSRAGYVFSGNCGKRGTCQRCLVDIAGEGSVKSCAYTVTRDIAVTISDDNTSILTSYAQGYDQFSGISKMADTTLTDIGKSSAKMQNRKLGAAIDLGTTTIAMELVDMSTGIAIDRRGFMNPQIKYGSDVISRIGVGSTEAGLTDLRKAVTHKLASELYDMVAETEGISHVVVSGNTTMNAILEGYTLDNLGHSPFVIRNADAETIPGNVFFDGMLYEDSAYTDTFADMSITCLPNLSAFVGADALCGALVCDIDRSDTYQLFADLGTNGELILAKQGIGYATSCACGPAFEGMLKRGTSAPTTAFDLLYRLNTLHIVSDDGVLADQYLENGYRLAGGIVVDMDMIRSFLLAKAAICAGIESLMDIAGICDRDISKVYLAGGFGCSLRISSAVSLGLFPESFREKSEFSGNTSLYGAHKCLIDESFIDRIYEFKGTLTAVNLGEFDGFDRRYYSHMNLRPWSSDNSK, encoded by the coding sequence TTGGATAACAATAAGATCACAATAACAGTAAACAATAATAGATTCATTGAGTGCGGGCAGGGGGACAACCTCTTCTCCGTTCTCAGCAGGGCAGGGTATGTATTCAGCGGAAATTGTGGAAAGCGAGGTACCTGCCAGCGGTGTCTTGTTGATATAGCGGGTGAAGGTTCTGTAAAAAGCTGCGCATATACGGTGACACGAGATATTGCGGTGACTATCAGTGATGATAACACGTCCATACTCACCTCATATGCCCAAGGATATGATCAGTTTAGTGGCATATCTAAAATGGCAGACACGACTTTAACGGATATCGGAAAGAGTTCTGCCAAGATGCAGAATCGGAAGCTTGGAGCAGCTATAGACCTTGGAACGACCACCATAGCAATGGAACTGGTTGACATGTCAACAGGGATTGCTATAGACAGACGCGGATTCATGAATCCTCAGATAAAGTACGGAAGTGATGTCATATCAAGGATCGGAGTGGGATCAACTGAGGCTGGTCTGACCGATCTCAGAAAAGCTGTGACGCATAAGCTTGCGTCCGAGCTTTATGATATGGTTGCTGAAACAGAAGGCATATCACATGTTGTCGTATCTGGTAACACCACCATGAATGCGATTCTTGAAGGATATACTCTCGACAATCTTGGACATTCACCATTTGTCATTAGAAATGCTGATGCTGAAACTATACCTGGCAATGTTTTCTTTGATGGAATGTTGTATGAAGACTCCGCATACACTGATACATTTGCTGACATGAGTATCACATGCCTGCCAAACCTGAGTGCTTTTGTCGGCGCTGACGCGCTGTGTGGAGCGTTGGTTTGTGACATAGACAGATCAGACACATATCAGCTTTTTGCGGATCTTGGAACAAACGGAGAATTGATTCTGGCAAAACAAGGAATCGGATATGCGACATCATGTGCCTGCGGTCCGGCATTTGAGGGAATGTTAAAAAGAGGAACCTCTGCGCCGACAACAGCCTTTGATCTGCTTTACAGGCTCAACACACTGCACATCGTAAGTGATGACGGTGTGCTTGCAGACCAGTATCTGGAAAATGGATACAGACTTGCAGGCGGAATCGTTGTCGATATGGATATGATACGAAGCTTTCTGCTTGCAAAGGCGGCTATATGTGCAGGTATTGAATCGCTTATGGATATTGCGGGTATATGTGATAGAGACATCTCAAAAGTCTATCTTGCCGGCGGTTTTGGCTGCAGTCTGAGGATATCCAGCGCTGTAAGTCTCGGCCTCTTTCCTGAAAGTTTTCGGGAAAAATCGGAATTTTCTGGAAACACATCACTGTACGGGGCACATAAGTGCTTGATTGATGAGTCTTTTATTGATAGAATATATGAGTTTAAAGGAACTCTGACTGCTGTTAATCTGGGTGAATTTGATGGATTTGACAGAAGATATTACAGCCATATGAATCTGAGACCATGGAGTTCTGATAACAGTAAATAA